Below is a window of Melospiza georgiana isolate bMelGeo1 chromosome 18, bMelGeo1.pri, whole genome shotgun sequence DNA.
TGCCAAACCCCCCAAAGCAAAGCACAaccctaaaaataaaacaaatcctATCATAAATTCCTACTTGGCCTCTCTCTGAGATTTATGACCTGAAAAACCATTTTTACAAAATTTAACTACAGGAACACCTCACTCTATCCTCCTTTCCCCCCACTCCCCCATTTCCTTCCCCGCTGAAACTCCTCTGCCCTCCATTCCCATGTGGAGCTTGGAAATGGCACATGGAAGCAAAAATACAATGACAGGTCTTAAAAgacaccacaaaaaaaacctaTCTCAGGTTTTAAAGAACAAATAACAACAGATTATTTCACCAAGACATGCTTTAGATGAAAGCAACTGGAatatttgttccttttttcaGCCAGTCATAACTGACAGTCGCTGATTCATGTTCTTTTCTTTGTCTAATagttctttatttaaaaaaaaaaaaaaaaaaaaaaaagaaatctaaaagCTCACAAAAATCCCAGGGGAAACAACCTATTAAAGTGTTCTGTTCCCACCTCCAAGAAGCTGCTACAATTCTGAATAACCCAATTTAGACACATGGCTCAGTATCATAGGATGAGtcagaaaaaattactttaaaggaacattaaggaagaaaaaaccaaaaatcacaATATCCAAAATAAGAAACCCCGAGAAAACTCTGGAAGTTCTAGAAACCTGTTTTTCTCTTGGTATAAAACCATTTAGCCTTGTTTGCATTTCACTCCCACACTGAACACTTCCCAGGAGAAAGCAGCCCTGGAAAGACACCAGTGCTGGCAATTCCTCAGCTCCCTCTACCACAAAAGCCCTGAAgtttcaatttaatttaatttttacctTCTTCTTGTCCCCATTCACCCTCGTCATCCTCGTCTGCTTTGCGCTTGTCCCCAGCTCtggtttttttggcttttttggaAGCTTTCTTCTCTGCCCTTGCTTGCTTTCTCTGCTcagctctctcctcctcctgctttgcCAGAGCAGCTTCTTTCTCAGCAGCCTAaaacacagaagatttatttctttttttctcccactgGCTGCAGATTGCAGAGCATTTTCCAGAGCACTGAGCCCAGAGGGTTTTCTCCTAAGCCCAGCACTAACAGGGACATCATTTAAATCTCATCCCAATTCTTTGCTCTCACAGCTTTCCTGCAGGGCACATCACTCTTGTGGCCAGCCAAGAGGCAAAAGGACAAAGATAAAAAGCAGCAAGAGGTTGTTAATCAtagttttaaagtaaaaatcaaTAGTTCTAGGGCTTGAAGGCATGTCAGGTTTATCTGGGGGGAAGCCACATTAAAAATGTGACATTCAGAGTAGCATGGATTTAATTTAGGGGTATAAAATGCTTTGGTAGCTCACAGAAAGTTCTGACCTTTGCTCTTTGTTCATTCACTCGAGCCAATCTGTTCTCAGTTTTCTGAACAGCTGCATCCCAGTCTTCCAGTGTTCCTAAaggataaaattaaaataaattttaaaaagccttttatTTAGCTTCCTCATAATTCAAAGATACAATTCTGGAAAAATAAGAGTCACTGAGTTCATGGCACTTGCTGTTCATATTTAACATTCCACATGAAAATTCTAATTATAACAACTAGCCTGcaaggtaaaaaaaaacaaaaacccaagaGCCAAGCAGAGCAGAAACCTCTCATTAATAATGCAAGACTCCAAAAAGGCATGGAAAAATCCAGTGATTTCAGaaaagcaaggaagaaaagagcTGTCTGTGGATTTGACAGCAGTGAAAAGTGAGACTTCAGCAGAGCACAAAACACGGGATCAAAAGCCTGTGTGCCACCTCTGCCTAACCAGGCTAAGAGATGCAGTAATTAATTACCTTCTGCCAGTCACTGAGTTACCTTCTGTTAATTAATTACCCCCTGCCTGTCAcgccctggcagtgcccaggtaCCTTCTATCCTCTCCAGGGTGAGCAGCACCTCGCAGACGTGCTCGGGGTAGTCACTGGTGCACTgcactgccctgtgcagagccttcctgcagtgctgggtgtccccatgggccctgcaggaggggacagacCACACACAATTCCAGCCATGCAAACATtgcccctccttccccagctgctgggacacTCCTGGgagccacagcagagctgccccaagAAGCTCAAAGGTGTTTTgtaaacacaaacaaaacacatttattCTAAACTGTTTTCTCCCACAGATGAGAAAGCTAAAAACTGAATTCTTACCTTTCCAGGTTGTAATATTCCAGCCACATGTTGGCATATTTGGCATTTCCTTTAGTCATGATGTtgtcccagagctccctggCTTTCTGCATGTTGTTACACAAGCGGGCCTGCAAGGGAGCACCCAAAATATCCTTCAGGATTATTTGTTCAACATCATGAATTTCAAACCAAAAACACCCCACAGACGCTGCAGACAGATCCAGCAAGACACATCTGAGCCTTACAGGGGTCAAAATAAACACCTGACACAATCCTACTACTGAATAATCCTTCTCTGCCCACCTCTCCCATAATCTTGATTCTGGCTCCCACATCCATTTGATTTTGgtcattataaaataaattacagagCTGTTTCcgaatttcttccttttgttttttgatTAATGTACCTAATAATTCCCCAGACTAAGAACTTGGTTTGTGTTTAGGAAGAGGGGAAATGGATTGGGAAAGGAATGAATTCCATGGTTGGAATGttataacattttattttaaatgcatttatcAGGTTCAGCAATTTTAAATACAGCAGAGAGAAATATCACCTCAACTCTTGCCCAGTTCTGCATGATGGTGCAGGATGGATCTCCACTTTCACTGAACCCTAAGAAGAAACACAAGATCTGTTTGTTGCACTTGGCTCTCACAAATAAAAGTGTTTATTAAACAAGTCCTACAAGGAGATGAAATCTTTATCTGCAGCCTTCTGAAATGGTCAAGATACTTGAAGACAAATATTGTGTGGAGAACTGGTCTCATAAAAGTGGTTttgaagaggagaaaacacTACTTGAGATGATTTCACTTACTTTCTTCTACTTCTTGTTTCAAGTACTCCACAGCTCGTGCAAACGCAGAgcgcagctcctccagctccttaCTGgagtctgcagggaaaaaaagaaagaacagccttaaaataataatttaatttttatttcccaatAAAACCATCTCCTTAATACCCACAATTAATTTATTGGGTAGCAAAGGgagatttaatttattatttctcgTTGTTATTATTGCTTAAATTTATGATTTTATAATGAGTAAAACTCACTACATGaataatgtttaaaattatCAGAAATATAAGGCAGGGCACTTTTGCAATAGCAAACCAACCAAATTCCTATTTTTTACAGACATTAATTTCTGTGAAAGATGAAAATGctgttaattttctttaaaaaagtaacACTCAAGAAGTACAAAGAAACTAGTAtagatatttattttgtatttatcaTACAGACCTTGTGTAAAATCCACTCTTCTCCTCAGGTAATCCAGGTAGGCCTGCCAGATCTCTACATAATCTGTTGCTTGAATAAAACCTGCATTCAGAGCTTTTTCaaacatttctgaaagaaaaatggggCAAAAACAGTTACTTCCATATACTGTCAAAATTAGCAAGCTGCAGTGATAGCACAAAGAAATACTAGACAAACACCACTGGTTTCTAGgaagacaggaaaagaaatcctACACAATAAATTGGTTTAGGAAGTGAATTTAAAGGCAGCTGAATTAACGAATGTTCATTCCAAGCTGTTCATTGCTTGCTCAGGGTGAAGCTGCTCAACCAAAGCAGCTTTGCCCCTTGCAGGACCTGCAGGCAGAGAACAGATCCTGCAAATCCCATTTTTGTTCCAGCCTGTTTgggggcagagagcagctctgaactGCAACTGCTGCTTCTTTCCTCACCAGAAATGATGCTGTGCTCAACCCTGTGCCTCTCCATGGCCAGCAGGTACCGAATCCACAGCCCAACAGTCCAGGGGCAGTTCCTGACAGCGCGGTCGTGAGCGGATAACACCAATTCCTTCACCTTCAGCTGCCTGTCCTGAAAGGATCACACAGGAAAAGTGAAGTTCCTGTCAGCCACAGAGACCACCTGAGACAAAAAAGAGCCAACACCTAAAAGccagcattttcattttgtatttaaaaagcTCAGATGGgtattttaaattctgtattCCTAAAAACACCTTCATGAGGAAGAATATGCTCAGGAAGGAACTACCAGGCCATTGAGGTGTTTTCTgccaaagaaataaatgtaataaagGCACTGAGTGAATTCCCAACTGTTCCTAGAATGTCAAGGATAGAAAGAAGAAGCACACCCAGCCTATTTGTGCAGGTGTTGTTCCACCTGCAacctgctgtgtccagctgggaAGAGAAAGAGATGATGGAAAAACTGAGCCTGGATAAGCTCCTGCAGGGAGTCAGCCCTGATCCCTTAATCCAGCCACCTTCTGTCCTGCCTCTGGAGCTCAAAGTGCACTAACAAACCCCCCTGGAAACAGGGGCTGAACATCTGGGTTTGCTTCAGTGCCCACACCCTGTTATTCTGCAGAGAAAACACAGCTAGAGCAGAGAAAAGTGAGAAATGCTCACAAGAGGAATAAACACATCCCTAAAAACAGGAGGAAACCAAAGGTGAGgtgaaaatctgttttctggAAGATTTACAGATTAAAGGACAGGACTGAGGTAGAACTTAGTGGCTGTTTATCAGgaactgagattaaaaataaacaaaagtaaagacaggaaaacaaatctgcAAACATTCCTGGGTTTATTTCCTTACCAAATACTGGTTGTAGCGTGCCCAGAGGTCTGGGACAAGGCAGTTCTCAGCCAAAGCTCTCTCATAGATCAACTGAATCCGAGCTGGGTCAcctgctttcatttcaaaatcAATGTAAGCTTGGTATTCTGCCAGCTTTGGGGTTTCAGCACCCAGCTGGAAAACAACCAGGGAGACACAACATCAAACTCTTCAGCAAAGCAAGACTCCAACAGTTCAGCTGttcctcagagcagctcctgtgcaagATTTCACACAAGAGATTTGTCTCTGTATCAGCAGCTGTTGATTTTCAGACATCTCTGACTGAGCCTGAAATCAGTCAGATCCTGGGTTTATTCCCCTTAACCCAAAAACACACCCAGAGTCCTCATGTGCACCTCAGGGTGGTGTGGCACACTCAATGCACCCCATAATTTCCAGTATTCCCAGTATATAATTGTCAGTATTCCCATTGCTAACAAAGTCCCTCAGTTGGGGACTAGAAAAATACTAAATCTcgaaaaaaaataaatcccccCAAAGTAATTCCCTCTTAGTCTGGAAGGAAGGTGTAAGTGCCAGCATTACCAGTGCCTCCTCGTAGGGTTTAcacttctccagctgctgcagagcttttTTGTAGTTCTTTACTGTTGTTTCTGGAATGGGCTCTTCTGACCACTCCTCATATTCAGCATATGAAGCCTCCATGTCTATTAAAACATGAAATCTCATCAATAATGCACTTATGAAACTATAAATTCAGATTTCAACCTATGTTAGGTTCTAAGACAAATTCCTATTTTATTTATAtgatatttataatttatttggAACAAATAgttaaacttttattttcttttggtcttgctgccacactgctgcATTCTTAAAGGATTCAGACATTTCATCTCATACAGTGTCCTATAACAAACTCAAGGCAAGTTGTATTAAAGCTGCTTAATTGGAATTAGAAAACCAAAGTGGCAAAATTTTCCCCAAGGCATCAGAAAAAAGAGAACCCAAATTCTTTCTAGATGGAAATGAAGTCAAAAGAACTGTGCTTAAATTTTTTCCATGAGCAAGACAAGGGACTTGAGGAGTTTAAAGCAGGAACTAGAGAAGGCAGAATTCCAACCATCCAGCTGCCAGATACTTCCTACCAAGGGTTTTTATGCAGCAATCACAGCTGAACTCCTCATTTTTAAGTCACATTTTGTGCTCCTTGCTTGCACTTTGAGGATGTTCAAATTCCAAACCTGGTGAGCCAAGTTCCAACAACTCGGAACATTTTTGACCCGGAGGGATCTCTGCCTCTTCCAAGGGAGCACAAGACCTCCAGCTGCACTTGgtgaggctgtgccaggagaatCCTGAtgcctgcagcacccccaggcccctgtcccagcagtgcagccctTACCCAGCAGAGGGATCCCCAGCTGGCGCCGGAAGAGCGTGTGGATCTTCTCGAGCTGGCTgcacagcacctgctgctgctccggGGATGGaatgctgccaggagctggctgcaagcaaaaaaaaacccagggaaaTTCAATCcatcctccagccccagctgatgGACACGAGAGGGAATTGTTTATGAGCTGAGGGAACTGAGATCCAAGTGAATATGTGATACCTGAAGGGCACACAGGGCCAAGCTGCATCTCTGTCATTGTCAGGAAAGCTAAAACTTGGGAATTGCTGCCTTTGGAAGGTGGATGAATGGGAAAAGCATTCCTGACTGAAAGCTGACACAAGCACAGGGAAATGATCACCTGAGAACAAGGAAGCAGCAGGTGACTGTGCCATTTCACAACCCCATCATGCTGCCAAAGAGGGTTTCAGTAAATCCCTAGGGAGTGGGGAGAGGATCTAAAACTTCCAGCATTAATTGTGTTTGGGaatgaaagaacatcctcctgtTACTCCTTTGTTAGGaatgaaagaacatcctcctgtTACTGACCTTTTAAAACCAAATAGTTCCCACTGCtaccatgagcagggacatctttcaaCTTCCATCTCTTATATAGCAAATTAtcaaaaataaggaaatattcCCATTCTGGTCATCTTGGAAAAGTGACTTTTGCAGATACCAAACTGTACTTTCCAGGGATAAAATACCCTCATCCAAAAGCCTGTGGATAAAATACCCTCATCCAAAAGCCTGTGGATAAAATACCCTCATCCAAAAGTTTGTGGATAAAGTACCCTCATCCATAAATTGTGGAATAATGAGTAAGTTAAAAGCTGAACAGTCTAGGAATTTAAACTTGGTTGACTCTGTGCAGAAACAGCCACAGAACATTATTTAATAATGGAACATTTCAATTTAAAGCTGGTTTTGGCACCTCagtcagcagcacagccaaacTTTGCTCCTGGATTCGAGATGATTTTAGCATGATACAGAAACACAAATCCTTTACTTTATCAGCCAAATCCACAGAATGGttttcctggagcacagggctgattTTTACAGCTGGGAAGAAACAACTGGGACATGACAGAGAGGAGACAGCTCCAGGTGACTCCAGGAGCTGCATCACAGctttttttggggtgggagcAAAGGGGAAGGGGGCTCACCTGTGCTGTTTCCAGGATGGCATTCTCAAACTCCCTGTAGGCTTCCCACAGGGCCGTGCCCTTGGTGACGTGCAGCCCCACGGCCGTCAGGGCCCGCTCGAAGATGGACCGGACCCTCTCGAtgcctccctcctgcccaaTGCCCCCTATGGAATACTGGGCATATTCCAGCCAAATTTCAGGACCTAAACAAGGTGAGGAGAAGCAggtgatttggtttttttttcaaaaataataacGAGGAAACGCAGCTCTGCTTCCCCAAATGCCTCATGTGCTGCatataaagagaaaaacacGTAGCGATGTTTTATTGATCctaaaaagttaaaatatttgggAATTGTGTTTATGCTGTtggttcagcagcagcagccccagtttCCTTCTGAGTGGTGCCACTCCTGTGGTTTTGCTGACAGGGACTGGCCCTGGCTGTCATCTCTGCCACACAAACCACACCAAGATGCCTGAACAGCAAATTCCCATTTCCTGAGCTGGGACCACAGAGCTGTCACACTCTGGAATAATTCAGATTaaagcagctcctcctcctcctctttccaaACTCCTGATCAGCATCTCCTGAAGCAGCTGAAGGGGAGGTGGGAGAACAGCACTGGCTGCCTGGCACCATTCCCACCAACACCAAATTCCATTCAGGGACCCCCAGGGTGGGACTGCCCTGGATTCCAGAGGTGCCTCCAAACCCCAGATACAATCCAGCAGATCCAGAGGATAATTCCTCACTCCTTCACCTCCATTCCTTCTTCCTGAGGGATCACCAACACCAGGTACTGTCACTGATGTGACATTCTGTACACAGCTTTTGAGGGGGATTTACCTCCATATTCCCTCCACTTCCTCAGGCTttgcttttccagctctttACCCCAATCCCCAAAGAACTCAGGGATTTGTCCCCAAAGTTTTAAACtacacctgcagcagctcctgaggaatAGAGAAACCAGACACCACATCCTTCCCTTGCATCACTTCACATTCcaatttcagaaattaatttgaaattttgcCCCAACTTCTTCACTacaaacagaagcaagagagcTCCCTACAAAGCCAAATCTGGCCCCATTTTAGAGCATTTTTGGGTGACTTACAGATGTAATCTTTGACAGCTCTTTCAAACAGCTCATAAACCTTCTCTCTCTCAGAGATCTCTGAGGCCATTTTTATCTCATCCTTCAACCAGTCCAGCCAGATTTctggaaggaaaacatttaGAACATATCATTAATATTCAGAAATAATAAGTTATGTCCACTTGATGAGTTTTTAACAACAGAGTTAAAGGAGGGAGAGCAAGGCAAAGAGACGAATTTTAACCTCCACAAATTCTAATTAATTTCACATAAAAGTTGGGCAGAGACCTCCTAAATTGGTGCTAAAGGGAGAAGTTGAAATTTCTCAGGACTTTGAaaatcatcccattccacctcctgccatgggcagggacaccttccactctcccaggctgctccaagccctgtccagcctggccttggacagttccagggatccaggggcagccacagcttctctgagcactCTGTGCCATCCCTTTCCAAGAATAAAATCCCACAACCGCTGCAATATTTCCATCACCTCCGAGTTATGAGCAAAAAGAGAAATCCCCACTTCAAGCCCCCACAATTTCCACCAAGAGGGAATTTTCTTTGCTGTCCGCCTATGAAATTTTTAGCAGGACTTTGGTGAGCTCTGGATCACATTCCCTGACTGAGGGTGCTGAAAATTGgcctaaatattttatttcactgctgAAATAAAATCCTGCACCTGCggagagcagaggaggctccGTACCTTCAGTGAGGGGGAAGAGCTCGCTCATCTTCTGCCGAGCTCTGCGGAGCTTCACCAGCTCTCCCTCCTGCCGGAGCAGCTTGATCAGATCCAAGTGACAGTTGTAATCAAAAGCATTGATGGagagcttaaaaaaataaaaataaatccattttagAAGTCGTGTTGAGTGAGGTCAGAAAACAAATCACACAATTCTCGTGGTGTGATCACAGAGGCAGACAACGCAGAGTTTTCTCAGATTTAATAAAAtccctgacacagccccagccgcTCCCTCGGTCCCACCATAGAATTATGCTTAAGTTTTTTTAAAGGCAATAAAAACCCGCGGGCAGCCGGCTCAGATTTCTCAATGAACACTAACTGCTTACGGGGACTTCCCTCCTTCCAAAACAATCCCCAGCCGGTCAATTTCCATCTCAGACACCAAACATTCACGGCATAAAATGAACGAATATCCCGAGTTTGAGGAAACTCACAAGGAGCAGGGAAATTCACATCCTGACAGGGAAATTCACaccctgccagtgccagcaccGAACCGCCAGGGCAGACACGGATTATCCCCGTTCCCGCCACACCCGCCGGGCccacctgctcctccagccGCTGGATCTCGGCCTCGTTCTCCTTCTCCTCATCCTCGCCGTCCCCAGACGAGTCTGAATCGCCCTCATCGTCCGAGTCGCCGCCCGACTCGGGGTCTCCCTCTGGCAGCCGCTTCTCCTCCTCAGCCGCCGCCTCagctcccgccgccgccatctTATGCAGCTCCGCTCGCCGCCCGCCGCGCTCCGCCGGCCACCGCGGCTGCCCCCGCGCCGCCTGTCCCGCTGCTCCGCCCCACTGCCGGCCGAACCGGGCGGGAAGAACCGGGATCTTCAGCCCTCCCCGCCCCTCGATCGCCCGCGAACCGGGGCCGCGCTGCGCCGAGTGCGGCCGCGGCGCGACCCTTTGTCTGCCGGTCCGTGGCGCAGGCAGCGCAGCGGGCACCCCGCTGTGTGGCCATCAGGGGGCCTCCGAGAGGGTCCGTGGCGTGCGCGGCGCCGTTCGCCCGCCATGTTGAGTGTGGCGCCGCGTGCCGCACGCGCGCCGTCTGTCGCGATAGAAACCCTGGCGCGACCGAAAGGCCGTTCCCAGCCTTTGTTTATTTACTGATCGTTTCAGCCGCAGCGCGGCCTCCAGCGCTCACACCGTCTGCGCCG
It encodes the following:
- the SART3 gene encoding squamous cell carcinoma antigen recognized by T-cells 3, which encodes MAAAGAEAAAEEEKRLPEGDPESGGDSDDEGDSDSSGDGEDEEKENEAEIQRLEEQLSINAFDYNCHLDLIKLLRQEGELVKLRRARQKMSELFPLTEEIWLDWLKDEIKMASEISEREKVYELFERAVKDYICPEIWLEYAQYSIGGIGQEGGIERVRSIFERALTAVGLHVTKGTALWEAYREFENAILETAQPAPGSIPSPEQQQVLCSQLEKIHTLFRRQLGIPLLDMEASYAEYEEWSEEPIPETTVKNYKKALQQLEKCKPYEEALLGAETPKLAEYQAYIDFEMKAGDPARIQLIYERALAENCLVPDLWARYNQYLDRQLKVKELVLSAHDRAVRNCPWTVGLWIRYLLAMERHRVEHSIISEMFEKALNAGFIQATDYVEIWQAYLDYLRRRVDFTQDSSKELEELRSAFARAVEYLKQEVEERFSESGDPSCTIMQNWARVEARLCNNMQKARELWDNIMTKGNAKYANMWLEYYNLERAHGDTQHCRKALHRAVQCTSDYPEHVCEVLLTLERIEGTLEDWDAAVQKTENRLARVNEQRAKAAEKEAALAKQEEERAEQRKQARAEKKASKKAKKTRAGDKRKADEDDEGEWGQEEELPSKRHRAEGDGVLPEEDMEVETGLFGRSEKPDGPAAPKEKASTSRKDVPKVFHDSSKDKVTVFVSNLSYTMAEPEAKLRELFGSCGEVVEVRAVFNNKGTFRGYCYVQFREEEAARQALGLDRTAVEGRPMFVSPCVDKNKNPDFKVFRYSTTLEKHKLFISGLPFSCTKEELEEVCKAHGNVKDIRLVTNRAGKPKGLAYVEYENEAQASQAVLKMDGLTVKDHVIKVMISNPPLRKLPERPDPSKASLALPRQIYGARGKGRTQLSMMPRALQRQSNPVAKAENGMVQNSPAASSEPPAEPKKMSNADFAKMLLKK